The genomic window GAAGACGGTATCGACCATATCGAGATGGTCTGGACATCCTAAAAACCTGGAGCTTTCCCCATGATTTCTGATTTCAAAAACAAGACCGCCGTTTTGACCGGTGCCGGCTCCGGCTTTGGCCTGGAGTGCGCGCGTATTGGTGCCAAGCTCGGCATGAATTTGGTATTGGCCGATGTGCAGCAAGACGCACTGGACAAGACAGTGGCCGAAATGCAAGCCGCCGGCGCGCAAGTGCTGGCCATGCGGGTGGACGTGTCCAAGGCTGACCAAATGCAGGCCTTTGCCGAAGCCGCCTTCCAGCGGTTTGGTGCGCCGCACTTTGTTTTCAACAACGCGGGGGTAGGGGCGGGCGGTCTGGTTTGGGAAAACAGCTTGAAAGACTGGGAGTGGGTGACGGGTGTCAACGTGATGGGTGTGGTGCATGGCGTGCATTTCTTCACCCCCAAGATGCTGGCCGCCGCAAAGGCAGACGCCACCTACCAGGGCCATATTGTCAACACCGCCAGCATGGCCGGTCTGCTGAATGCGCCCAACATGGGCATCTACAACGTCAGCAAACACGCCGTGGTGGCGCTGAGCGAGACGCTGTACCAAGACTTGGCCTTGGTGACGGACCAGGTCAGCGCCAGCGTGTTGTGCCCCTTCTTTGTGCCCACCGGCATCAGCCAAAGCCACCGCAACCGCCCTGACGAACTCAAGGCGCAAGACAAGCCCACACAAAGCCAGCTCATCGGCCAGGCCATGAGCGACAAAGCTGTGGGCAGCGGCAAGGTCACCGCCGCCCAGGTGGCGCAAATGGTGTTCGACGCCATTGCAGCCAACCAGTTCTACATCTACAGCCACCCCAAAGCCATTGGCTCGGTGCAGACTCGCATGGAAGACGTGATGTTGGCCCGCAACCCGACTGACCCGTTTGCGCACAAGCCTGAGCTGGGTGTGGAGCTCAAGAAAGCGCTGCGGGGGTGATTGGCCGTGCCTGTAGCAGTTTTGGGACAGCTGTGGAAGTTGCCCATTAACTACTTCGAGCTGCCTACCTTTCATCATGGATAAATTCTTGCTGCAGCAGCAGGTGCTGGAGCGGCTCGCCGAAGACCTGCTGCAAGCCGAACAGGCAGTGCGTGCGGCCCATGAAACGGCCACTCACGAAGAAAACATTGCCGAAAACAAATACGACACATTGGGACTCGAAGCCGCCTACCTGGCCACCGGCCAGGCTCGGCGCGCCGAAGGCATCCGCCAGGCGATGGCCAATTGGCGCCAATTCCGCCCGCGCCCCTACGACGCCAGCAAAGGTATACAGCTCGGCGCGCTGGTCTGCCTAGTCGATTCCGACGACAAGCTGCAACAGCTCTTTCTCGGGCCGGATGGGGGCAGCATGAAGTTGGTCAGCGGCGCTCAGCTCGTTCAGGTCATCAGCAGCGAAGCCCCTTTGGGCAGGGCCATGCTGGGTAAATGTGAGGGTGATGAGGTCTGTATACAGGTCGCTCAAATCCGACAGCAATTTGAGGTGCTGCAGGTTTATTAATCCGCAAGCAAGCCCACGCCAAATTGGCTGAGGCCAGCAGACGTGCCTGGGGGCTAGACTTCGGCTGTGGGGCGGAAGCGGTCGTTCGAGGGCCTTGTCCGTTCGTTTACGATATTCAGCATTTTTGTCCCCAATTGCGCCGCAAGAAAGTTATATGTTGAATCATTCGAATACTGTTTTACTTCGCCGTTGGATTGCTCAGTTGCTGGTCTTAACTGCAGCCTTGACTACCTCGTTGTGGTCCTTTGCCACGGAACCGCCTTTCAAAATCGAGGAGAGTTACGGAGCGACAGTTGGCACTACTCAACCACTTCCGTTGGGAGCAAAGCTTGAATTTTCCGCATCTGGATTTAAAGCAAATGAAGTGTTCATGCTGCAGCGTTGCGGCGAACCCTGCACTACCGCAAAGATGGTCCGGACATGGAAGAAGTCGGATTTCGAGAGCAGTAGCCCGAAATTGGTCGTCCTCACCGAGAGCGGGACTTATTACTTCTGGATCCTTCGAAGGCTTGAAAATGGAGAGTCCGGCCCGGTACTTGGCGAACGCTCTACCTTCGAAGGAATGAAGGGGACTATCCAATTTGCTTCAGGAACCACGATATCTGTGGAAGTACAGATTCCTTCAGCTTCGCAATGAAGAACTGAGTGGGCTACATCAAAACGCGTCAGACGTTGCAATCCGCGACAGACCGAGTCAACCGTACGGACACCCGCTACGCGTGTGCCGCACATTTCCGACGGTTAGGCCGCACAGACCCGCGATGAGGTACTACTGCACTTTCTTTATTCGCTCTGACGACGGCGACGCGCCTTCGAAGATACTTGTCTCTGACGTTCTCGGTGCACTCGACTTCGACGACAACGAGTCTGTGCTCAATCTCGCAAGTGCAGAGCGCTGGCGGGCGGCGGGCTTCGTCCGCCGGAACGATCTGCCCAGGTTCAAGTGGTTCTTCGACACGAGAGAAGCAGTTGACTCCGACGAAATTGATCCCTTGGTGCACGTGTCTTGGCTACTTTCCCACCTCAGGCCCGGGATCTCGTTGGCGGAGGCGACAGAAAATGGCATTGAGACCTGGTTGGGTTTTTACTGGGGGGGAAGCGGAACAGGTGGAGGGCCATTCATTTCGGTGCGGTTGGCAGAACTTCTCGCACGGCACCAGATTTGCCTTAACGTGGGCTTCTACTATGAAGAGTACGAGAATGGCACCGATGCGGCTTAGCTCCGACATTTAAGCGCAAGCATCGACCGGTTGAATGACCGCTTTCTGGATATCGGGATGTCGGCTATGTCTCGTACGGAATTTGAGCATCTAATGAATCCGGTGTCATGCCTTCAGGGTGTCTGGCGTACTTGCCAACCCGTTCAACATCTTCGGCAACGGGGAGCACACCTACAAACATCTGCAAGACGTATTGACTTCAAAGAAAGCGAATAGCTATTAGTTTGATAGCTACACCTTCATATATTACGGGGGCTATGAGGCGTTTTTTCATAAGTGAACACCCAAAAATGGCGTCGGGGCTACGGCGTGCAGCTATTTGGCTTGTATTGGTTTCTAATTGGTATTTTCATAGCAGAGTAGTGAGACGCCAAAAACAGCCGTAGCCACTTGTTATAGTCAAAATCCAAAGTGGTATGGTTGGTTTCCTAGCGTAAGCACTAATACCAAAAGTCATTTTGGTATTTACATTGCATACCACTATAAGATCAATTCAGACCAGTCTTGTAGTTGGTTGCCGTAGGTGCCCGCCTTGCCTTGTATGGGTTCCTCCAACGTCGACTTCCCCAGTGCGGTCTGTTTTGCGTTGGTCCATAGAAAGGTCTCTTTCATGCGAATTCGATCATCCCATCTGTTGATGGCGCTAGCCCTGACCGGCGGCGCCGGTCAGGCCCTTGCGTACAACTGCACCGGCTTGGCCACCTGGACAAGCAGTGATATCTACATTGCCAACAACCTCGTCAAATCCGACAACAAGGCCTACCAGGCCAAGTGGTGGACCCAGAACAACCCGCCGGTCAGCAATTCCGGGCAATGGGATGTCTGGCGTCCGCTGGGCGACTGCACGGGCAATCCGCCCACCGACACCACTCCGCCCACGGTGCCCGGTGGCCTTACGAGCACAGGCCAGACCAGCAGCAGCATTTCGCTGACCTGGTCGGCGTCTACCGATGCGGGCAGTGGCGTCGCCAACTACCAGGTCTTCCGCGGCGCGGCGCTGGTGGCATCACCCACCGCCACCAGCTACACCGACACGGGCTTAAGCGCCGGCACCAACTACAGCTACACCGTCCGTGCGCGGGACGTGGCGGGCAACGTATCTGCCGCTACTGCCGCGCTCATGGTCAACACCAGCAATGGCGCGTGCGCCAGCGCGCCGGCCACTCCCACCGGCCTGAACTCGCCGAGCCGCAGTTCCACCTCGGTCAACCTGTCCTGGTCCGCATCGGCGGCCGGGCCTAACTGCACGGTGCAGTACCGCATTCTGCAAGCGGGGCAGCTGGCGGGGCAATCGTCCACCACCGCAACGCTGATCGGCGGTTTGACACCGGAGACGACCTACAGCTACTCCGTGGTTGCGGTCAACCAGGCTGGCGCATCCGCGCCATCCGCAGCAATCAGTGTTCGGACCGAGGCCACACCGCCAACGGGCGCCAAACGGGTGCTGGGCTACTTCGCCCAGTGGGGCATCTATGGGCGCAACTACCTGGTCAAAGACATTGATGCCGGCGGCGCGGGTGCACGCCTGACCCACATCAACTACGCCTTTGGCAATGTGCGCAACAACATCTGCGAAGTGGGGCTGACGGTGCCTTCGAGCGAAAGCACGGGCGTGGGCGGTGATGCATTTGCAGACTACACCAAGGCTTTCCAGGCGGCGCAAAGTGTGGATGGCGTGGCCGACACTTGGGACAAGCCCTTGCGCGGTAGCTGGGGCCAGTTGAAGAAACTGAAGGCCAAATACCCCAACCTCAAGGTGCTGATTTCACTGGGTGGCTGGACCTACTCCAGAGGCTTCAGCAGCGCGGCCCGGCCAGAGAACCGCCAGGCGTTTGTGGCCTCGTGTATCGATGCCTACATCCGTGGCAACTTGCCGGTGTCGGACGGTGCGGGTGGGGCCGGCGCAGCAGCGGGCGTGTTTGATGGGATCGACATCGACTGGGAATACCCGGCGGCGTGTGGCCTCTCCTGTGGCAGCGGGGAAGACACCGCCAACTTCACGGCGCTGCTGGCAGAGTTCCGCCGCCAGCTGGATCTGGTGCGGCCAGGCTTGTTGTTGACCCTTGCAACCGGTGCCGGCATTGACAAGATCCGCGTCACGCAGCCCGACAAGTTCCACCCCTATGTGGATTTCATCAACGTCATGACCTACGACTTCCATGGCGCATTTGAAAGCACGACCAACTTCCACTCGGCGCTGTACGGTTCGCCCTCCGACCCTTCCACCGGCGATGCACGCAGCTACAACACCGACCAGGCGATACAGGCCTATCTGACGCGTGGTGTGCCGCCGGCCAAGTTGTCTTTGGGTATCGGCTTCTACGGCCGCGGCTGGACCAATGTGCCCAATATCAACAACGGCAAGTACCAGAGCGGCACCGGAGCGCCCGGCACCTACGAGAGCGGTATTGAGGACTACAAGGTGTTGAAAAACCTCAACTACCCCAGCTTTGTGGACCCGGTCACCCGCGCGCAATGGATCTACAACGGCAACACGTTCTGGAGCTACGACACACCGGTGCAGATTGCCGAGAAGATGCAATACGCCAAGGACAAAGGCCTGGGTGGCGCCTTCTTCTGGGAGTTCAGCGGCGATGACAGCAACGCCACCTTGCTCAAAGCCATCAGCGATGGCCTGAAGTAAGCTGCGCAAGGGCATCGTGCCCCACAAGAACCCGCTGCTTTGCCGCAGCGGGTTTTTTTTATGCTTCGAACGGGTAACGCACACCCAGCTGGGCACGCATGGTATCCATCCAACCCAGCGTAGCCAATGTCTCGGCGTGGGGCATGTGCGGGCTCTCCACCAGACCGGCGCGGATGCAGCGCATGGCTTCGACGATCTCGCCCTCGAAGCCATTGATGGCAAACGGGGTTTGCACTGTGCGGGGCGGCTCGCTGCGCGTCTGCAACACCACTTCGGTGGCCTGCCAGAAGTTCAGCGGTGCGCTGATCCAGCCATGTTCACCCGTGATGCGTAGCGCGTTGTCCGACTGGCTGTCAAAACCACACACCAGCTGTGACACCACGTCGCCTTCAAACACCAGGCTGGCTGCCAGCCGCTGGTCCACCCCGGTGGGCGCCAGCACACCATGCACCTGCAGGTCGCGCAGGGCAGGGCATGTGCCCAGCGCAGTCTGCATCACCCAGCGGGTCATGCTCAGGTTGTAGACGCCAATGTCCAGCAGGGCGCCACCGGCCAGTTCGGGTGCGTACAGCCGGCTGTCCAGACCCTCGGTGGCCGCAAAACAAAAGCTGGACTGGATAGACCTTACCCGGCCGATGGCACCGCCGCGCAACCACTGCGCGATCTGCGCATAGGCCGGCAAAAACCGGGTCCACAGCGCCTCCATCAGAAAAACATGGTTGCGCTGGGCCAATGCCACCAGGGTTTGGGCCTGTGCCACATTGGGCACCAGGGGTTTCTCACACAACACCGGTTTACCGGCGGCCAGGCAGCGCTGCACGGCGTCGTGGTGCAGGGCGTGGGGTGTGGCGATGTAGATGCCGTCAATGCTGGCGTCATGCAGCACACTGTCCCAGTCGGCCGTGGTGCGAATAGTGCCGTTGTCGGCTTCAGACCAGCGTGTGGCAAATGCCGCGGTGCGCTGTGCATCGCGGCCCAAGACACAGGCCAGGCGGGTATGGGGCAGGCCTTGCACAGCTTGTGCAAAGCGGTGGGCAATACGGCCCGGCCCTACCAGGGCCCAAGCAAATACGGGAGTCATAGGGGATGCAGGGGGGCAAAGGCTCGTCGCGGTGTTCGGTGGGGCTTTCGTGGGGCAACAGACAGGCATTTTGTGCATTGCGTTGCCTGCCTGCTGCCTTATTATGTGTTGATGAATAGCACGATACGGCGCATGGCACTGACGATAGGCATTGCGCTGGGCTATTTCTTGTTGGGCAAATTGGGGTTGGCGTCGGCGTTGCCGCCCGGTTTTGTATCCGCTATCTGGCCTGCTGCTGGTTTCGCCTTTGCGGTGGTGGTGGTATGGGGCTTTCAGGCTACCTGGCTGGGCATTTTGCTGGGCTCGGTGGTGACCAATGCCACCGTGGGTGGCGGCTTTAATCTCAATACCGTGGCCCTCTGTATCGCCGCCGGCACCACCTTGCAGGCGGTGGTGGGCGGCACGGCGCTGAAACGGCTCATGCCCAGCCTGGAATTGAACGACCCCGGCAAGGTGGCGCGGTTTTCCGTATTGGGTGTTGGCTCTTGCCTGATCGCCGCGACGGTGGG from Rhodoferax sp. AJA081-3 includes these protein-coding regions:
- a CDS encoding GreA/GreB family elongation factor, producing the protein MDKFLLQQQVLERLAEDLLQAEQAVRAAHETATHEENIAENKYDTLGLEAAYLATGQARRAEGIRQAMANWRQFRPRPYDASKGIQLGALVCLVDSDDKLQQLFLGPDGGSMKLVSGAQLVQVISSEAPLGRAMLGKCEGDEVCIQVAQIRQQFEVLQVY
- a CDS encoding glycosyl hydrolase family 18 protein, encoding MRIRSSHLLMALALTGGAGQALAYNCTGLATWTSSDIYIANNLVKSDNKAYQAKWWTQNNPPVSNSGQWDVWRPLGDCTGNPPTDTTPPTVPGGLTSTGQTSSSISLTWSASTDAGSGVANYQVFRGAALVASPTATSYTDTGLSAGTNYSYTVRARDVAGNVSAATAALMVNTSNGACASAPATPTGLNSPSRSSTSVNLSWSASAAGPNCTVQYRILQAGQLAGQSSTTATLIGGLTPETTYSYSVVAVNQAGASAPSAAISVRTEATPPTGAKRVLGYFAQWGIYGRNYLVKDIDAGGAGARLTHINYAFGNVRNNICEVGLTVPSSESTGVGGDAFADYTKAFQAAQSVDGVADTWDKPLRGSWGQLKKLKAKYPNLKVLISLGGWTYSRGFSSAARPENRQAFVASCIDAYIRGNLPVSDGAGGAGAAAGVFDGIDIDWEYPAACGLSCGSGEDTANFTALLAEFRRQLDLVRPGLLLTLATGAGIDKIRVTQPDKFHPYVDFINVMTYDFHGAFESTTNFHSALYGSPSDPSTGDARSYNTDQAIQAYLTRGVPPAKLSLGIGFYGRGWTNVPNINNGKYQSGTGAPGTYESGIEDYKVLKNLNYPSFVDPVTRAQWIYNGNTFWSYDTPVQIAEKMQYAKDKGLGGAFFWEFSGDDSNATLLKAISDGLK
- a CDS encoding Gfo/Idh/MocA family protein, producing MTPVFAWALVGPGRIAHRFAQAVQGLPHTRLACVLGRDAQRTAAFATRWSEADNGTIRTTADWDSVLHDASIDGIYIATPHALHHDAVQRCLAAGKPVLCEKPLVPNVAQAQTLVALAQRNHVFLMEALWTRFLPAYAQIAQWLRGGAIGRVRSIQSSFCFAATEGLDSRLYAPELAGGALLDIGVYNLSMTRWVMQTALGTCPALRDLQVHGVLAPTGVDQRLAASLVFEGDVVSQLVCGFDSQSDNALRITGEHGWISAPLNFWQATEVVLQTRSEPPRTVQTPFAINGFEGEIVEAMRCIRAGLVESPHMPHAETLATLGWMDTMRAQLGVRYPFEA
- a CDS encoding SDR family oxidoreductase; the protein is MISDFKNKTAVLTGAGSGFGLECARIGAKLGMNLVLADVQQDALDKTVAEMQAAGAQVLAMRVDVSKADQMQAFAEAAFQRFGAPHFVFNNAGVGAGGLVWENSLKDWEWVTGVNVMGVVHGVHFFTPKMLAAAKADATYQGHIVNTASMAGLLNAPNMGIYNVSKHAVVALSETLYQDLALVTDQVSASVLCPFFVPTGISQSHRNRPDELKAQDKPTQSQLIGQAMSDKAVGSGKVTAAQVAQMVFDAIAANQFYIYSHPKAIGSVQTRMEDVMLARNPTDPFAHKPELGVELKKALRG